Part of the Paenibacillus sp. YPG26 genome, TACCGTACTCCCTGATGCGGAAGTTAAAATTTTTATGACCGCAAGTGTGCAGGAACGGGCACGGCGCCGTTATAATGAAATTAAAGATACGGTTGCCATCACCTTGGAACAGCTTGAGCGTGATATTGCTGAGCGGGACCGCTTGGATGAAGAACGCGAGATATCGCCGCTTCGCCGGGCAGAGGATGCTGAATTTCTGGATACAACGAATATGAGCTTGTCTGAGGTGTCTGAGACGATCATTTCGCTGTGCAGAACGTATGGGAAGGATAGAGGACAGATATGATTTATTACCTAGTTCGCGGAGCGCTCAGGGTTATTTACAAGTTTCTATTCAGACTTAAAGGAATAGGGCTTGAGAATATTCCGAAAGAAGGCGGCGTGCTGCTATGTTCTAATCATATCAGTAATTTCGATCCGCCTACGGTCGGTATTCTGTTAGACCGCAAAGTTCATTTCATGGCAAAAGCGGAGCTTTTCGAGGTTCCCGTACTCGGATGGCTCATTAAGCAGCTCGGCGCCTTCCCCGTCAAACGTGGAGGCGTTAGCAAAGAATCGATCAAAACATCTTTGACGCTGCTGCGAAGCGGCAAAGTTATGGGTATCTTCCCTGAAGGAAGACGTTCGAGCTCAGGGGAGAGCGGAATGGCTATGAAAGGCGCGGCAAGCTTTGCGCTACGTAGTGATGCGGCTGTCATTCCTGCTGCCATTATTGGGAATTATAAATTATTTCGCAGAACCAAAGTAATTTATGGTGCACCAGTGGATCTATCTGAATTTCGTGAGACACCGTCTCCGGATTCGCTCGAGCTGGCCACTGCTAAGATCATGCAGCACATTGCGGAGCTTAAAGCCCGCGGATAAAAGACCCGTATTCACGGGCCAGAACATGCATGAACATTAGGAAGTTATGGAAAGCTATTGCATAATGCATGTTTTGAACCACGCTAGCCGCGGGTTTAAATAAATGGGGTTTTGAATCGAGGAGGGTATTGAGATGTCGGAAGAAATCAAAGGTCAGCAGGACAATGCTGAAGTGACAAATCAAGATGAGTTGGAGCAAATCGTGTCCATCAAGAAAGGTGACACCGTCAAAGGATCTATCGTTAAAGTTGAAGACAACCAAGCTTACGTAAGCATTGGATATAAATATGACGGCGTCATTCCTATTCGTGAGCTATCTTCTGTTCATTTGGATAACGCTGCAGATGCGGTTGAGGTAGGTCAAGAAGTTGAAGCTAAAGTGGTAAGCATCGATGACGAGAAAGAAAGACTGGTTCTTTCCAAACGTGCAATCGACAGCGAGAACGCATGGGATGTCCTTACTCAGCGCTTCGAGAACAAAGAAACATTTGAAGTAACGGTTGCTGATGTAGTTAAAGGCGGAATCGTTGCCGATGTGGGCGTTCGCGGATTCATTCCAGCTTCCATGGTAGAGCGTCACTTTGTAGAAGATTTCAGTGACTACAAAGGCCGCACACTGCGCGTTAAAGTGAAAGAAATCGACCGTGAGAACAACAAAGTCATTCTTTCAGCCAAAGATGTTCTGGATGAAGAGTTCGAACAAAACAAGCTGAAAGTTATGGAAAGCATTAAAGAAGGACAACTGATCGACGGTAAAGTACAGCGTCTGACTCAATTCGGTGCATTCGTTGATGTAGGCGGCGTGGATGGTCTTGTTCACGTATCCGAAATCGCTTGGAATCACGTTGAGAAGCCAGCTGATGTTCTTTCTGAAGGCGATGAAGTGAAAGTTAAGGTTCTGAAGGTAGATCCGGAGAAAGGCAAGATCAGCTTGAGTATCAAAGCTGCTGCGCCTGGACCTTGGGAGACTGCGGCAGAGCTCTTCAAGACTGGCGACATCGTTAGCGGTGAAGTGAAGCGTCTTGTTACTTTCGGAGCTTTTGTTGA contains:
- a CDS encoding lysophospholipid acyltransferase family protein; this encodes MIYYLVRGALRVIYKFLFRLKGIGLENIPKEGGVLLCSNHISNFDPPTVGILLDRKVHFMAKAELFEVPVLGWLIKQLGAFPVKRGGVSKESIKTSLTLLRSGKVMGIFPEGRRSSSGESGMAMKGAASFALRSDAAVIPAAIIGNYKLFRRTKVIYGAPVDLSEFRETPSPDSLELATAKIMQHIAELKARG
- the rpsA gene encoding 30S ribosomal protein S1, producing MSEEIKGQQDNAEVTNQDELEQIVSIKKGDTVKGSIVKVEDNQAYVSIGYKYDGVIPIRELSSVHLDNAADAVEVGQEVEAKVVSIDDEKERLVLSKRAIDSENAWDVLTQRFENKETFEVTVADVVKGGIVADVGVRGFIPASMVERHFVEDFSDYKGRTLRVKVKEIDRENNKVILSAKDVLDEEFEQNKLKVMESIKEGQLIDGKVQRLTQFGAFVDVGGVDGLVHVSEIAWNHVEKPADVLSEGDEVKVKVLKVDPEKGKISLSIKAAAPGPWETAAELFKTGDIVSGEVKRLVTFGAFVEIAPGVEGLVHISQISHKHIGTPQEVLKEGETVQVKILDVNPSEKRVSLSIKETEEAPAQEAKPDRTERRGGGADRVNREDINNNPNVSLSNQGLSITLGERFGDKLSKLK